The Helianthus annuus cultivar XRQ/B chromosome 11, HanXRQr2.0-SUNRISE, whole genome shotgun sequence region ATAAGCATGTAAGGTAGAGTTATACATTGAGAAAATTTATGGTTATTAACACAATAGAACACACGCCAAGTTAACATAGTTTATCACCAACACATGATATTTACAAGTACCCACTGAAATTTATTGCATCTATGAACAAGAAATTAATGATGAAGTAACCTAATCAGCCAGTCAATTCTTCGCTTGTTGCCGGGAAAAACATATTTGTACAAAGCTCTTGTTGACCACCATCCATCATCCAAAAACTGTTGAGCGAGTAATCCCATACTTGAGGTGTAACCTCAGTGTCAAAAGCCTGTTTAACTCCATTTTCTAATAAATCTAGATCTTTCCATATATCATCCATTGAATAAATCCCTTCTTGTTCTTCACTTGTAATAATATTATTTCTCATCGCACTATTGTTGTTTTTGCTTCCAGACAGAGGGACCGATTCGATCCCCCCGGTATCATAAAAGCTTCTTTCTTTCGTTTCGGACATGAGCATCATATCAGCCATGGGACCGTTCGTACAACTTGATGAGGAGGAAGATGAGTTTGACAAGGACGAAGACGGAGATGACATCCTTTTGTTTTCTTGAGCTTTTTTCCTCATAAGTGTCCTCCAATAATTTTTTATCTCATTATCTGTACGTCCTGGCAATTTTCTAGCAATTCTTGACCATCTGTATTTTTAATCATGGTACAAAAATTGTATTGAGTAAATTAATCTAGAAAATAAAGCGAAATTAAATACAAATAAACAACaatattttgtttaattttcttcAAATAAACAACATATATAAACTAACAACCGTACAATATCCTTATATCAAGAAAACTAAATAACTTGATTAACTTATAAACTAACCTTACAATATCcttatatcaaaaaaaaaaaaactaaataactTAAGTAACTTAAGatcctaaaataaacaaaaagaaatttttaGAAGCACACAGTCGTTATTGATTTTGAtgcgaaatttatattttataaaatgtCTATACTTATATATTACATAAAACAAAATACATACAATCATACAGTATAAAGAATTCAAATAAATTATGATGGAAATACAACTTTTTGGACCAGAATACTTTAACGCATTATTGGTTTCAAAATAATTAAATTATTCCCATAATCTTGATTATTCAAACCTATTGAAGAATAATTGAGCCAAAGCATATAAGCTTATGAATCAGCATATAAACTTTAACACAAGATAGAATATTGGGCAACCATTTAAAAAGAATATAGAACAAAGAACAAACCCTATAACTATACTCTAAAACAAATATTAGAAATTAGCATAGATAATTATCAatctattaaataaataaaaaaacctctacaatatatataataaactatAGGAAAAAATAAAAAGATCAAACCTATTTCCCCATTTAGAATGGTACTCAAGAATAAGCCTCTCTTCATGAGGAGTCATCCTTCCTCTTTTCAAGCTCGGATTTAGATAATTCACCCATCTTAGTCTGCAACTTTTTCCGGTTCTTTTTAAACCTGATAACGTCAAAGTTCACCAAAAAAATGTTCCCCAAAATGGTAGAACAAAAGGgtaaaaaaaagttaatttttttaaataaaataatttctTTGGCTTCTCCTTGAACAAAAATGATAACCCTAGCTAGCTAAACCTAACTTTTTGATATTTTGTCTCCCGCCACCTTCAAACCTGAAACTTTCGCTATGAAATCCCAACGGCGATCACCGAACACGTTAACGTATAAAACCAATTGAACGTCTTCGTGTTCGGTCCATGGACCTTTTCGTAGGGTTTCATCTTCTTCTATATGGTTCATTTTTGCTTTGGCTTTCGCTTTTCTTGAGCTTTCTCTATCTAActctcactttctctctctagaaactgAAGTTTTTTGTGTTGTGTATGGCGATGGACACCAACGTTTGATATTTATAGTCGTATTGTTTTTAGTTGTAGTGGGACGGAGAGTGGAGAGTGGAATTTTGTGATAATGTTTTAAACTATAAAGCAAAATTGAATCTCAACCGAACGTGAGTTGCACATGCTATCAAGTAACTCGTCTAGTCGTCTATCCTtttaagggggtgtttggattTTAGTTTATAGAATAATGAAACTTTATTAAGAACTAAGATATCGTGATTACTATTAATAGAAGTAAATGAAAATAAtctataaaaaaaactaatagaaTTGTATCTAGTAATTATATTACAAAAAAGACGAGTATAATCCACTTTATCTACCATTGTATATCCTAACTTCCTAACAAATACATTTATTATAGTCCTAGCTAACGTATTAAATGTTATAGTCCTCTATGGTAAACGTTGATGTAAGAAGATCAGACGATCATGAAAACACTTTATGGCCGGAAAGCAGAGGTGACGTACATACGACCATAACGAAGGTAGAGTTGAGACATATAAAGACGCCATGAGTTACACCTAGGTGACGATATTTGACGACACTTTTTAGTCAGGTATGATTTAACAGTTACACCATGAGCAACGATAATTGAATATTTAATGGTGGAAATGTAAAATGATTTAAAActttgaaacgggtcaaaccatcaAACTTTGAACTTACCTGCATGAACCGGATGCGTGGCATGTATCGAGAAGACTGGTTGTGTGTGACCTTCAAATGCTCCTTCTTCACTTTAAACCATCTTTTGACCCGTAACCAGTTCTGGTCCCAGATACTCTTTTCTTTGCCGTCTCCCATGGTCTTGATTTTTGAGTTGTACTTATAAATACTTTCACTGGCCAACTGTGGTGTTTTTCCTCTTCCACCACTTCCACATCTAAAGCTTCCACCGTGAGATTCCCACAATTAGTTTTTTCGTATGGTGTAGATTCTATCACTTCGGTTGGTTCACCATATAGTAGGATTTCTAAATCTCCTAAGTCACCCTCCGGATTGAACTCACCTACTTCCTTGTACTCCGCACACCAATCAACTCTCCTGCAAACTCATCTTCCCAAGGTAAACTCTCCTCATTCTCTCCCATTTTTTTCATCTACAACAAACACAAAATCAACGGACTCTCTCAAATCCACTTCCTCTTCAATTACTTCCTCCTTCACAAATGACCTTTGATATGCTGCCCATTCTTCTTCGTCTTCCTCATCGTCAAAGTCACTCCAGAACTTTTCTTTAGTAACCTGTAGCACTGGAGGTGGGACTTCGTCGTCCATTTTCGTCTTCGTTTCTCGTATGATCTTCTCATCTGATTCATCCTCGTACGCTCTATACGGTGGTTCCTTCCCTAGTTCTGGAAACGTTGGGAATAATTATCCCCGAAGATTCATGTATCCACGTTAGTTTCCCTCTGCAACATATTTATAACCAATTGTCGACTATTGTTCTAGCTGGAATttctcctcttcttcctcttcatccAGTCTCCTAGCAATATCTTCCACTGTTCGTTGAAGATCTAAGCGAGCAAACCGTTGATTTCTCATGAGGATATCATGCACTACAAGGGTTCTCTAGGTATCGGCATCCATAGCAACTAGTCGAACCAACAACTCCTCTATCCTACTCCATTCACTACCACTCTCCGAACCAGAATTGTTACTAGAATACTGACCTTGTGAATAATATGTTTGCATCTGCACAAAGGGGTTAGCATACTCATGTGTAAAGGACCACTCATATTGTGGACATTTTATTGGAAAATGAGGTCCTCCATAAATCTCACACATATTTAAGACTCAAGAAAAATAAGACACGGACAattagactcctacgactcaatatacaaaaCACAAGTAGACTCACAAGACTCACCAcgaaaaacacaaaacaaaagaCAAGTAGCACAGATTTAGCAGATAAGTTTATCAAAGCTAATAAACACAATCGCCAAGAGTcctcggcaacggcgccaaaaacttgatgtgctaaaacTGGTTTAATTAAAACTAACTAATATCAACCTAAACTAGACAgactaagttttaaatttataaaaacagacTCTCTAAACCTAGActacacaatcggcaagtgtccggtcaatgcagtatagcctaagtaagttcgagtatcgaacccacgagactctctaaTTACATTTACTATACTTGACTACTAATTACTAGACTAATTCAACTTAATTGTTTTTATGTTTTAAGGGGAGTTTTCTAATAACCTAGTGCAATCAATTGAAATACTATCTAAAGTTGACTAAAACACAAACTTTACTAGATGTGAGATCAAATGATGGAAAAGCACTACCTAGGTAAGAATCCTACACATGGATGACAAACTGTTGATACACGATGTCTATTGCCTACGTCAGCATATTGAGTCACGTATATATGTATAGGATTACGTGTTAGAGTGTTGGAAATGTTATGTAAACACCCCTTCGTACGAAGGAGTCCTTCGCACGAAGGAAGTCAAGTCCTTCGCACGAAGGAGTCAAGTCACTCGCACGAGGAGTGCTTGTTACTCGCATGAGAGTCTTAGTCGTCCATAACCCACTCGAACGGTGGAACTTGTCTATAAATAAGTGAGTGGGTGTTGGCATTTAAGAACTTTTGGTAACTTGTGGCGAATATCTGCCAAACTGATTTCAGGCATAGTAACTTCAATGTTTAATGAAATCAGTGATTATAAGTGATATCTTGTGTATGTTATCTTTCCAATTGGATTCCGCACAATATGGAGAGCTAATTTTAGTCGGCCAGAGCATTTACGAGATCAAAACGGTCCTCACACAAACTTCTATCGGTTATGAAGTTattgtggaaccgggatcttaacaTGCTAAACATAAAGGATTACCGAACAGGATCCTCGACCCTTCTTGCGAAGACACTTATGGAGACCTAATAAGCTGTTAAATTACCGGTTTTAGCAGACTCGCTCACGGGCTCTCAAGCTATACTAACAAAGTACCCTTCTCTCGCTCACGGGCTCTCAAGCTATACTAACAAAGTACCCTTCTCTGACAACCTACCTTACAACGCGAAAGTCAAAGGTAACTTAGAAACCTGATTCGACTCGATAAGCAAGAATTGGAAGGGAAACTAAAGCGGTCTTTTTACAAAGTACCTAACCCTAGCAATATAATAACCTAGACAAATCGATAATCTTGCACCTCACGGATATTAAGATAAGTTGAACACCTAGACCTACTCAATTCACGATTATAACTTCTATGGATGCTACATCAGCACACCATAAACTAATAAAAAACACACAATAATTTATCTAACATAAACTTACAACTAAAAGACATTTAATAAGGAAACATACGAAGTTAAGAATCATGCAGTCAAAGAAGCCTAGGTACGCATTTACATCGAATCATCGATATTAAGCCTTTACTTTATTAATTATACCACACACATAATTTAAAAccaataaaaatccaaactttcaTGCATATTCATCTTAAACCTAGGTAGCAACAATGTTTTAGCCAAGAATCATCATCCAAAACGATAACAAGTTCATCAACATAAAGCAAAAGATGTCCAAATGTATCAAAAACACAAAGTTAAAGATAAATAACGAACTAATAGTTTGCTAGAGTGAAAATCAGGAACCCAAAATGTGAAATTGATCCAAGCACCTTCTTTCCACTCAAAATCACCTATGCAACCTCTAAAATTTGCCTAGGATAAGTTTCTTTCGTATTAGGGTTAATTGTGGGCTTAAATAGGCTTAAAACGGAAGTATCTCGCGCTGAACAGGTCCCTCCGCCCGTCGCGCGGGCTCCTCAAGCCTTCGTTGCCGCGCGACGCGATGATACTACGTAGAGAAAACCGCTTTCTTCATAACTTCTCCATTTCAACTctgttttcttcaccgttttcgcctatgGTTTCATAATTCAATTCTCTATCATCTCATCTTCTTAAGTATCCATTTCCATTCCATGAGAATCATTCTCTAAATCCAAACCTTCTCATGTATGATGGTTTCTTTAACTTTTCAGTTTGGCTTTACTTCGAGAATCCTGCGAAACACACAAGACATGATAATACACAAAACCAATGGTAAAACGACACAAAACGACTCGAATTATTATACAAACTATACATGGAAACAGATGTAATTTACATTACTTCAATACCCTCTAAGAATTTTGGGTAAATGTAGATTTTCTACTCAAAGATAAAAAGCCCTTCACAATCACTTCAAAGATTAAAGGAGAACATATTAAGATAACTCCACAATCCATCTCTGCAACTTTCAACCTTAATGACATGGCAGGTATAGGAACTTTCCCAAAAATGATCTTTAAAATGAGTTCATAGAAAGGGGATATGATGCTTAACTGGAGCAATAATTTTCAAACCACACTTCCCACCAAAAATGAAATTATTTTTCCATACACTTTTAGTTTGCTTATCTGCCAAGACCacctcttttaatgaaataccctAAAAACTCAGTATGTGGAATATGCTATTTATGGACATGGTGGCAAACATAAAAGCAATCAAAAAGCAAACTGCCAAAGCTTTTATTTTATACCCAAGGCTAATAAGTTTTTACCTTCAAAAGgttttgaaacaagaaattttTTATCAGTGTGAAGCCCTTGAAATAAATTGCCTTTCAAATGAAACTTTCACACGCATGATGGCCACAAAAGGTTAGGAAAATGCACTAGgagaaaatgttttagaaaactaagcaacagatgttacaacatctgttgttgaGCCCACTTCTCCCGATGCCCACTATTGTGGTACCCACATCAGCAATCTCTACACAAACCATCTCCCCTCCCATCCCCAAATCCAAAAGAAAATAAGAAGGTCACTTTGGAGGTTGAGATGCTAGAGGAACCTACTGTAACACAAAAGTAGCAAACACCTATTGTTATTTCCTCACAACAAATATAAACATCTCCACCAAGACAAACTCCTCACAAAATGATAGTATTGTAAGCACAGGAAAATCTAGTCAAAAAGGAGATGATTCACTTAACATTTCTTCTCAAGCCACTCTCCCAGGGTTGCTTCTCTATTCACTCTACCACCCACAAAACCAATACTATCCATAATACAAACATTGCTTGATGCAATTGACCATAGTGACTTAGAGAGACCCAGTTCCTCCCAACCACCTATCACTGGGAGCATGTCTCAAAAAGTGACTAGGCCATGTCAAGTTGTTGCTAGCCCAAAAGCAAAGGAGGGTACACCCCTTTTGTCCCATGTGACACTTGGTGGGTTTTCAAGTGAGGCAACTACTACAACTGTAGAGACAACAATCTCATAGTTGGACAGTGGCTATAGAGCTAAGACCTCCTTAAAGGAAAAAACTGTTAAGTCTATAATAGTACACTCTATTGCAGTTGGAAGTCcctagtaccaagaacaaggggcacttgtttcaaaaccaagtacaaccacctctggtgggaacTCAGATGATCCAATTAACTTAGGTGATAGGTTAAGATACTAGGGATTGATGGAGAGGTATCCAAGATAGAGTTTTCTGTTGATTAATTAAAGACATGCTGACGACCTTGGTACAAAAATCAAGAACTCTACCAAACAATGAAgaaatagcaaaagaaatgtgggTACATTCACTAATGTATCGTCATCTTCAAAAGCAATATGCAGATTCCACACATAACATGCAAATGAAGCTGATAAAAAATATGGTGGATGTTAGGTATAAAGATGCTCAAGCAGAGATTAACGCCATTAAAGACCATCTTCACCAAACCATGGGCACTGTTCCAACTCCCCCCCCCCCGCCCCAAAAAAAAGAACATAGAAGATGATGCCAAAAGGGGGGAGAGTGATAGCATGAAAAAACTTCCACCTCTAGTCAAGAAAGCCCAAAAGAGGCATGATACTTCTACAACcaaaaaaaccaaaccaaacgcaattgaaaaagaaaagaggAAAGATACAAGGGAAGCTCATGAGATGTTGACAGTGCAAGGGATCATTGAAAGGAAAAGAATTCAAGAGAATTAAGGCTCTTCAACAGAGATCCCTCAAAGCACTGTCTTAACAAAACCAACACTAGCCACCCAAACCACCGCTTCCATTGCCCAAACATCTGTTTGCACTCCAAAAGTGACTACATATGTTACACTCACACTTCCATAAACTCAACAGACTCCCACAGCTCTTCTCATCAAGAGAAAACCACCCACAAAAATCCCACTACCACCTAAAAAAACACCCACACCACAAACCAGATCCAGAAAAGCTAAATTCATTATCCAAGATAATGATGAAGAAACACCTAATGCATGACCTATCAAAACCACCACTACCACAACACCTTCCATCACATCTCTTCCATTAATCTTACCATCAACCACCACAGCCATAACCATCTTCTCACACCCATTGGAATTAGAAACTGTGTCACAAGAGATACAATCTTTCTATTCCACAAAAGATCCAAACCAGCTCACCTTCCCATCTTTGCATGATCTCCCAGAGCCTACAAATGTGAAAGAATATTTGGAGAGAAAGCTTAAACAAGCAGAAATGATTGCAGCAAAAAGAAGTAAATGAAAAGGGGATAAAGAATCTCAACAAATTCTTTCTGAAGAGTTCACTAAAGTGGACAGATCAGAAGATTTTGCCAAAGATATTAGCAAAAAGGCTTCACAAGGCCCTGTAAGTTACCCTAATCTCAAAAGAGCACTAAGGTAAGATTACATGGAGTACATAATGAAGAACAAGCCTTACAAAGCAACAAGAGCTCAATTCTCTAGATGGTCTATAAATTATGAGGATTGCGAAGCTAAAACTCAATCCTCATATCAAACCTACTCCTCCTAACTAGAGATCAGGAAAAAATCCAACTAGAAAGAAGGCTCTCTAGTTAAAAAGAATGAAGAAGGAAATGGTAGTTGTAGACTTTGCCTTTATGCACTCAATGTTTCAAACATCTTATTCTTATATGAGCCAGATTCCGTACACATATAATACTTTAGGTGTATTCTCCCTTTGCATTTATTTCTTGAGTACCCTTTCTAACAACAAAACCACCAGTTGTGGCATACTTAAGATACAAAGCGTAAGAATCATCAAGACTTTCAAAAATCATGCCTATCTTTGGCTTTAGATCTCCTTTAACATTGGGAATGTACAAAGTAAACCCATTTTTTTGTAAAATCCTTTCATTAGACGCAACAGGTTCACCTTTACAAATAGAAAAAAAACACCATGATAATGAGAAAACATTCATACTGAAAGTAATTCATAGAAAGTACGGCAGAAGACGCCATGAAAAAATAATAAACACCACGACTGGAGTAAAAAATAGATTAAAACACAAATAAACGAATAAACTTGAAAATACACATTATGTGATAATACACGCCAtgcttatattttatttatatgtaATCATTCATTAAAACGCCAAAAGAAAACTAATACTAATAGAAAACATCATGTAGATAACGCCATGCACAAACAACattaattaacaaaatttaaTACCGATTGAAAAAAACATTCATATTATATCAATTGAAAATGCCTTAAAAACCATAACCGATATATGTAGAACGTCGTTAACATAGTGAGACATCTATAAAATAAACAACAGTGCCAAAAAAGAGAAGAAAACTTGTTGTACCTACAAGCGAACATATGATattcaaaagccaaaacatgaccTCTTGATCAAGAAATAAATAATAGATATAGCATTCTCCTCCAAAAAGAGTGAACCTTGAACACTAATCGGAGCATCTTTTTGAAGACATCCAAAGATTTGTTTGAAGCCTTGGAACCActactgaagaagaagaaaccgtTGTTCAAGGAGAAAGCTCTGTTGAAGCAAAGCACTGATCATGAAGACTAAACATCTTTTGTGGTCAAACAGAAGTTTGATGCAAGCCAACAATAATTTGAAGAACAGAGGTTCTTACGTGCAACAAGATAATTCGGATAGATACGGGGGATATGGTGGTGAGCCTCCATTCAAAACATCTTATTATGGTGAACAACATCCTAACCCGAGTAATCCGTTCGACGGAGGATACGATGATGAGCCTCCGAACACACCACTATAAGATGATTTTCAACCCTCTAACCCGGGCAATCCTTTTCAAATTAAGCACTTATCACATTAATATTTGTTTTATTGTTAGAATTATTAATATTCATATTTgtattattgttaaaata contains the following coding sequences:
- the LOC110915078 gene encoding transcription factor MYB59 gives rise to the protein MNHIEEDETLRKGPWTEHEDVQLVLYVNVFGDRRWDFIAKVSGLKRTGKSCRLRWVNYLNPSLKRGRMTPHEERLILEYHSKWGNRWSRIARKLPGRTDNEIKNYWRTLMRKKAQENKRMSSPSSSLSNSSSSSSSCTNGPMADMMLMSETKERSFYDTGGIESVPLSGSKNNNSAMRNNIITSEEQEGIYSMDDIWKDLDLLENGVKQAFDTEVTPQVWDYSLNSFWMMDGGQQELCTNMFFPATSEELTG